A single region of the Pseudomonas mandelii genome encodes:
- a CDS encoding amino acid ABC transporter ATP-binding protein yields the protein MISIKQVNKWYGDFQVLTDCSTEVKKGEVIVVCGPSGSGKSTLIKCVNALEPFQKGDVVVDGTSIADPKTNLPKLRSRVGMVFQHFELFPHLTITENLTIAQIKVLGRSKEEATKKGLQLLERVGLSAHAHKHPGQLSGGQQQRVAIARALAMDPIVMLFDEPTSALDPEMVNEVLDVMVQLAHEGMTMMCVTHEMGFARKVADRVIFMDQGKIIEDCKKEDFFGDITHRAERTQHFLNKILQH from the coding sequence ATGATCTCTATCAAGCAAGTCAACAAGTGGTATGGCGACTTCCAGGTACTGACTGATTGCAGCACCGAGGTCAAAAAAGGCGAAGTGATCGTGGTGTGCGGGCCGTCCGGTTCCGGCAAATCCACCCTGATCAAATGCGTCAACGCCCTGGAACCGTTCCAGAAAGGCGACGTGGTGGTCGATGGCACGTCCATCGCCGACCCGAAGACCAACCTGCCGAAACTGCGTTCGCGCGTCGGCATGGTGTTCCAGCATTTCGAACTGTTCCCGCACCTGACCATCACCGAAAACCTGACCATTGCGCAGATCAAGGTGTTGGGCCGCAGCAAGGAAGAAGCCACCAAGAAAGGCCTGCAACTGCTTGAGCGCGTTGGCCTCTCGGCTCACGCCCACAAGCACCCGGGCCAGCTCTCCGGTGGCCAGCAACAGCGTGTGGCAATTGCCCGTGCGCTGGCGATGGACCCAATCGTCATGCTGTTCGACGAACCGACCTCGGCGCTGGACCCTGAAATGGTCAACGAAGTGCTCGACGTGATGGTGCAACTGGCCCACGAAGGCATGACCATGATGTGCGTGACCCACGAAATGGGCTTTGCCCGCAAAGTGGCGGATCGCGTGATTTTCATGGACCAGGGCAAAATCATCGAAGACTGCAAGAAAGAGGACTTCTTCGGCGATATCACCCACCGCGCCGAGCGTACACAGCACTTCCTTAACAAGATTCTGCAGCACTAA
- a CDS encoding DUF4440 domain-containing protein, producing MHNEIVELAHHSVHHVHELIQTLFSDANGQGQAMLEPLMSAFAEDFSMVTTSAAIVSRATVEQMFKGAIGAKPGLEIIISDLQTVWQEGHSVAIRYKETHRLDQRESSRVSVAIIGLHHHNAQWIYLHETPLSQES from the coding sequence ATGCACAACGAAATAGTTGAACTGGCGCACCACAGCGTTCATCACGTGCACGAGTTGATTCAAACCCTGTTCTCCGATGCAAACGGTCAGGGACAGGCCATGCTCGAGCCGCTGATGTCGGCATTCGCCGAGGACTTCAGCATGGTCACCACCTCGGCCGCCATCGTCAGCCGGGCGACGGTCGAACAGATGTTCAAGGGTGCAATCGGCGCCAAGCCAGGTCTGGAGATCATCATCAGCGACCTGCAAACGGTCTGGCAGGAAGGCCACAGCGTGGCGATCCGCTACAAGGAAACCCATCGCCTCGACCAGCGCGAAAGCTCAAGGGTTTCGGTGGCGATCATTGGCCTGCATCACCACAACGCCCAGTGGATCTACCTGCATGAAACGCCGCTAAGCCAGGAAAGCTGA
- a CDS encoding amino acid ABC transporter permease — MEFDFSGIVPSLPGLWNGMVMTLQLMALGVVGGIILGTILALCRLSHSKLLSNLAGAYVNYFRSIPLLLVITWFYLAVPFVLRWITGEDTPIGAFASCIVAFMMFEAAYFCEIVRAGVQSIPKGQMGAAQALGMTYGQMMRLIILPQAFRKMTPLLLQQSIILFQDTSLVYAVGLVDFLNASRASGDIIGRSNEFLIFAGLTYFTISFAASLLVKRLQKRFAV; from the coding sequence ATGGAATTCGACTTCTCGGGTATCGTTCCGTCCCTGCCGGGCTTGTGGAACGGCATGGTCATGACCCTGCAACTGATGGCGCTGGGCGTCGTCGGCGGGATCATCCTCGGCACCATCCTTGCGCTGTGCCGTCTGTCCCACAGCAAACTGCTGTCGAACCTGGCTGGCGCCTACGTCAACTATTTCCGTTCGATCCCGCTGCTGCTGGTCATCACCTGGTTCTACCTGGCGGTGCCGTTCGTGCTGCGCTGGATCACCGGCGAAGACACCCCGATCGGCGCGTTCGCCTCCTGCATCGTGGCCTTCATGATGTTCGAAGCGGCGTACTTCTGCGAAATCGTCCGGGCCGGCGTGCAGTCGATTCCCAAGGGCCAGATGGGTGCTGCCCAGGCTTTGGGCATGACGTATGGCCAGATGATGCGTTTGATCATCCTGCCGCAAGCGTTCCGCAAGATGACCCCGCTGCTGCTGCAACAGAGCATCATCCTGTTCCAGGACACTTCGCTGGTCTACGCGGTCGGCCTGGTGGACTTCCTCAATGCTTCCCGTGCCAGTGGCGACATCATCGGTCGCTCCAATGAGTTCCTGATCTTTGCAGGTCTCACGTACTTCACAATCAGCTTTGCCGCCTCGCTGCTGGTCAAGCGTCTGCAAAAAAGGTTTGCCGTATGA
- the aauS gene encoding two-component sensor histidine kinase AauS, translating into MKCDPTLYRAAPPSLAVKPRLIRHLFLPPLVIALMIGLGYLGFWVSEHYGIRSLSENGQRQLELHARAVESEISKYTYLPSLLELESSVSKLLADPSPEHRQTVNDYLEGLNRRSRSRAIYVMDTTGRVMATSNWRDVDSYLGEDLSFRAYFQNAVRGQPGRFYGIGSTNGEPGYYLAHGLEEHGKIIGVAVVKVRLEAMEERWQRARLEAFVSDENGIIILSSDPARRLKSVVPLSEETKEKLARSLQYYWFPLNELQPLAREKLAEGEEKLTFPANSEVESDEEDISYLSQTRPLSDTPWNFTLLTPLQDLRREAINQGILVAVAFALVAFLLIAWNERRKVIATRLAAREALQQANNQLERRITERTTDLRASNERLKGQIRERRQAEETLRRAQDELVQAGKLAAIGQMSTSIAHELNQPLAALRTLSGNTVRFLERGQLDVASTNLKTINELIDRMGRITASLRSFARRGDDKGQACLGKAVDAALQLLGGRVESVHLQLHRDFKDVQVQIDQTRLEQILVNLIGNALDAMQAQPLPELWLEGEAFDGKYRLRVRDNGHGIDAEARKHLFEPFFTTKPGEQGLGLGLTLSASLAAATGGHLGVEHPASGGTTFVLSLPLVSPTHAEPI; encoded by the coding sequence ATGAAATGCGACCCCACTCTCTATCGCGCTGCGCCGCCATCACTCGCCGTGAAACCCCGTCTGATTCGCCATCTGTTCCTGCCCCCCCTGGTCATCGCCCTGATGATCGGATTGGGTTACCTCGGCTTCTGGGTCAGTGAGCACTACGGGATTCGCAGCCTCAGCGAGAACGGCCAGCGTCAGCTCGAACTGCACGCCCGCGCCGTCGAGAGCGAGATCAGCAAGTACACCTACCTGCCCAGCCTGCTGGAACTTGAATCCAGTGTTTCAAAACTGCTGGCCGACCCGTCACCGGAACACCGGCAGACGGTCAATGATTACCTCGAAGGCCTGAACCGGCGCAGCCGCAGTCGGGCCATCTACGTGATGGACACCACCGGCCGCGTCATGGCCACCAGCAACTGGCGCGATGTCGACAGTTACCTGGGCGAAGACCTGTCCTTTCGCGCCTATTTCCAGAACGCCGTGCGCGGTCAACCGGGGCGCTTCTACGGGATCGGCAGCACCAACGGCGAACCCGGTTACTACCTGGCCCACGGCCTGGAAGAACACGGCAAGATCATCGGCGTCGCGGTGGTCAAAGTCCGCCTGGAAGCCATGGAAGAACGCTGGCAGCGTGCGCGCCTCGAAGCCTTTGTCAGCGACGAGAACGGCATCATCATTCTGTCCAGCGATCCGGCACGACGGCTCAAATCGGTGGTTCCGTTGAGCGAAGAAACCAAGGAAAAACTGGCCCGCAGCCTGCAGTACTACTGGTTCCCGCTGAACGAATTGCAGCCACTGGCCCGGGAAAAACTGGCCGAAGGTGAAGAAAAACTGACCTTCCCCGCCAACAGTGAAGTGGAGTCAGACGAAGAGGACATCAGCTACCTCTCGCAGACCCGCCCCCTGAGCGACACCCCGTGGAACTTCACCCTGCTCACGCCGCTCCAGGATTTGCGCCGTGAAGCGATCAATCAAGGGATTCTGGTGGCAGTGGCGTTTGCCCTGGTGGCGTTCCTGCTGATTGCCTGGAACGAGCGGCGCAAGGTGATCGCCACCCGCCTCGCCGCCCGTGAAGCCCTGCAGCAAGCCAACAATCAACTGGAGCGTCGGATTACCGAACGCACCACGGATCTGCGCGCCAGCAACGAACGCCTCAAGGGGCAGATCCGCGAACGGCGTCAGGCTGAAGAGACGTTGCGCCGCGCCCAGGATGAGCTGGTGCAGGCCGGAAAACTCGCCGCCATCGGCCAGATGTCGACCAGCATCGCCCACGAACTGAACCAGCCGCTGGCGGCGCTGCGCACCTTGTCCGGCAATACCGTGCGCTTTCTCGAACGCGGTCAACTGGACGTGGCCAGCACCAACCTGAAGACCATCAACGAATTGATCGACCGCATGGGCCGGATCACCGCCAGCCTGCGCTCCTTCGCCCGTCGCGGTGACGACAAGGGCCAGGCGTGCCTTGGCAAAGCGGTAGATGCCGCGTTGCAACTGCTGGGAGGTCGCGTGGAAAGTGTCCATCTGCAACTGCATCGTGACTTCAAAGACGTGCAGGTGCAGATCGACCAGACCCGTCTCGAGCAGATCCTGGTCAACCTGATCGGCAATGCCCTCGATGCCATGCAGGCACAACCGTTGCCCGAGTTGTGGCTGGAAGGCGAAGCATTTGATGGCAAATATCGCCTGCGCGTGCGCGACAACGGCCACGGTATCGACGCCGAAGCACGCAAGCATTTGTTCGAACCGTTCTTCACCACCAAACCCGGCGAACAAGGCCTGGGCCTGGGCCTGACACTTTCCGCCAGTCTGGCCGCCGCCACCGGCGGGCACCTGGGTGTCGAACACCCGGCCAGCGGTGGCACCACCTTCGTCCTCAGTTTACCGTTGGTAAGCCCCACTCACGCCGAGCCAATATGA
- a CDS encoding MtnX-like HAD-IB family phosphatase produces MIDWHIVCDFDGTITRTDVIDSILQRFADPSWEAIENEWLAGDIGSRECLSRQLSLVKATPGELLGFFDTIEIDPDFPDFVDHVIGLGASLEVVSDGIEQGIARILARHYVSLLPILANRLRQLDHQSWRIDFPHASDACRAASGNCKCKSTPSAKRVLVIGDGQSDMCVAATADFVFAKDRLAEHCERNGIAYARFDSFADLPALLALLPSASAANATSFNVETQERFHHV; encoded by the coding sequence ATGATTGACTGGCATATCGTGTGTGATTTCGACGGGACCATCACCCGCACCGACGTGATCGACAGCATCCTCCAACGGTTCGCCGACCCGAGCTGGGAAGCGATCGAAAACGAGTGGCTGGCGGGTGACATCGGTTCCCGTGAATGCCTCAGCCGCCAGCTCTCGCTGGTCAAGGCCACACCGGGCGAACTGCTCGGGTTCTTCGACACCATCGAGATCGACCCGGACTTCCCTGACTTCGTCGACCACGTCATCGGCCTCGGCGCTTCGCTTGAAGTGGTCAGCGACGGCATCGAGCAAGGCATTGCACGGATCCTGGCGCGCCACTACGTCAGCCTTTTGCCGATCCTCGCCAACCGCCTGCGGCAGCTCGACCACCAGAGCTGGCGCATCGACTTCCCTCACGCAAGCGATGCCTGCCGCGCCGCGTCCGGCAACTGTAAATGCAAATCCACCCCCAGCGCCAAACGGGTGCTGGTGATCGGCGACGGGCAGTCCGACATGTGCGTGGCCGCCACCGCCGATTTCGTATTCGCCAAGGATCGCCTGGCCGAGCACTGCGAGCGCAACGGCATCGCCTACGCCCGCTTCGACAGCTTCGCCGATCTGCCTGCGTTGCTCGCCCTGCTGCCAAGCGCCAGCGCCGCCAACGCCACCTCTTTCAACGTAGAAACACAGGAACGCTTCCACCATGTCTGA
- a CDS encoding DMT family transporter: MIRNKTDWLHERLGTVVLWALLIGFESAGQIATKVGGDQLGQMDFNLQWLLAVAVNPGVWFAIACYIGAFFVWMLILRRSSLSLAFPLSSLVFVGVLLGSWLGLGEQISVLHWVGVAVIMGGIALLAEGEET; this comes from the coding sequence ATGATCAGGAACAAGACCGACTGGCTGCATGAACGCCTCGGTACGGTGGTGCTGTGGGCGTTGTTGATCGGGTTTGAAAGCGCCGGCCAGATCGCCACCAAGGTCGGTGGAGATCAGCTGGGGCAGATGGATTTCAACCTGCAATGGCTGCTGGCTGTGGCGGTCAATCCCGGGGTGTGGTTTGCGATTGCCTGCTACATCGGCGCGTTTTTCGTGTGGATGCTGATTTTGCGGCGCAGCAGTCTGTCCCTGGCGTTCCCGCTCAGTTCGCTGGTATTTGTCGGGGTGTTGCTCGGTTCGTGGCTGGGGCTGGGCGAGCAGATCAGCGTGCTGCACTGGGTGGGGGTGGCGGTGATCATGGGCGGGATTGCGTTGCTGGCCGAAGGCGAAGAAACCTGA
- a CDS encoding GlpM family protein, producing the protein MLKAALGAAVVVILAALAKTRNYYIAGLVPLFPTFALIAHYIVGKGRSLEDLKTTIVFGMWSIIPYFVYLATLYVMVDRMRLEASLAIAAVAWLMAATVLVTVWVRLHA; encoded by the coding sequence ATCCTCAAAGCAGCGCTGGGGGCGGCGGTGGTCGTCATCCTCGCCGCACTGGCCAAGACCCGAAACTATTACATCGCAGGCCTGGTGCCGCTGTTTCCGACCTTTGCGCTGATTGCGCATTACATCGTCGGCAAGGGGCGTTCGCTGGAGGATTTAAAGACCACCATCGTGTTCGGGATGTGGTCGATCATTCCGTACTTTGTTTACCTGGCGACGTTGTACGTGATGGTCGACCGGATGCGGCTTGAAGCGTCGCTCGCCATCGCGGCAGTGGCGTGGCTGATGGCGGCCACCGTACTCGTCACCGTCTGGGTCCGCCTCCACGCTTGA
- the aauR gene encoding two-component response regulator AauR, whose product MNNDLSVLIVEDDPHVLLGCQQALTLEDIPCVGVGSAEEALERVGDNFAGIVISDIRLPGIDGLELLTRLKARDRSLPVVLITGHGDISMAVGAMQKGAYDFMEKPFSPERLVDVARRALEQRSLAREVSSLRRQLAERDSLEGRIIGRSPAMQNLRELIANVADTSANVLIEGETGTGKELVARCLHDFSRRHTKQFVALNCGGLPENLFESEIFGHEANAFTGAGKRRIGKIEHADGGTLFLDEVESMPLPLQIKLLRVLQERTLERLGSNQSVAVDCRVIAATKSDLDESSKAGEFRSDLYYRLNVVTLELPPLRERREDILQLFEHFLQQSSLRFDRAVPELDNQTLSNLMSHDWPGNVRELRNVAERFALGLPAFKKSGTSGSNQGLAFAEAVEAFERNLLSDALQRSGGNLTQASLELGMAKTTLFDKVKKYGLSH is encoded by the coding sequence ATGAACAACGACCTTAGTGTGCTGATCGTCGAAGACGACCCCCATGTGCTGCTCGGCTGCCAACAGGCGCTGACCCTGGAAGACATTCCCTGCGTGGGCGTGGGCAGCGCCGAAGAAGCGCTGGAGCGGGTTGGCGACAATTTTGCCGGCATCGTCATCAGCGACATCCGTCTGCCGGGCATCGATGGCCTGGAACTGCTGACCCGGCTCAAGGCCCGCGATCGTAGCTTGCCGGTGGTGCTGATCACCGGCCACGGCGACATCTCCATGGCCGTCGGCGCAATGCAGAAAGGCGCCTATGACTTCATGGAGAAACCTTTCTCCCCGGAACGCCTGGTGGACGTCGCCCGCCGCGCGCTGGAGCAACGCAGCCTGGCCCGGGAAGTGTCTTCGTTGCGCCGGCAACTGGCGGAGCGCGATTCCCTCGAAGGTCGGATCATCGGCCGCTCGCCGGCCATGCAGAACCTGCGCGAACTGATCGCCAACGTCGCCGATACCTCGGCCAACGTGCTGATCGAAGGCGAAACCGGCACCGGCAAGGAATTGGTTGCGCGCTGCCTGCACGACTTCAGTCGCCGCCACACCAAGCAATTCGTCGCGCTGAACTGCGGCGGCCTGCCGGAGAACCTGTTCGAAAGCGAGATCTTCGGCCATGAAGCCAACGCGTTCACCGGCGCCGGTAAACGACGGATCGGCAAGATCGAACACGCCGACGGCGGCACGCTGTTCCTGGATGAAGTCGAAAGCATGCCCCTGCCCTTGCAGATCAAACTGCTGCGGGTGTTGCAGGAGCGCACCCTCGAACGCCTGGGTTCGAACCAGAGCGTGGCCGTGGATTGCCGGGTGATTGCCGCGACCAAGTCCGACCTCGACGAGTCGAGCAAGGCCGGCGAGTTTCGTAGCGACCTGTATTACCGCTTGAACGTGGTGACCCTCGAATTGCCGCCGTTGCGCGAACGTCGCGAAGACATCCTGCAACTGTTCGAACACTTCCTGCAGCAGTCGTCCCTGCGCTTCGACCGCGCCGTGCCGGAACTGGACAACCAGACCCTGTCGAACCTGATGAGCCACGACTGGCCGGGCAACGTGCGCGAACTGCGCAACGTCGCCGAGCGTTTTGCCCTTGGCCTGCCGGCCTTCAAGAAATCCGGCACCAGTGGCAGTAATCAGGGTCTGGCCTTCGCCGAAGCAGTGGAAGCGTTCGAACGCAACCTGCTCAGCGACGCCTTGCAACGCAGCGGCGGCAACCTGACCCAGGCCAGCCTGGAACTGGGAATGGCCAAGACCACGCTGTTCGACAAAGTGAAGAAATACGGGCTGAGCCACTGA
- a CDS encoding glutamate/aspartate ABC transporter substrate-binding protein → MRIVPHILGAAIAAALISTPVFAAELTGTLKKIKESGVITLGHRDASIPFSYIADASGKPVGYSHDIQLKIVEAIKKDLDMPNLQVKYNLVTSQTRIPLVQNGTVDVECGSTTNNVERQQQVAFSVGIFEIGTRLLSKKDSAYKDFGDLKGKNVVTTAGTTSERILKSMNADKQMGMNVISAKDHGESFQMLETGRAVAFMMDDALLAGEAAKAKKADDWAVTGTPQSYEIYGCMVRKGDEPFKKAVDDAIKATYASGEINKIYEKWFMQPIPPKGLNLNFPMSDELKALIANPTDKAADDKPVEKKS, encoded by the coding sequence ATGCGCATCGTTCCCCATATCCTGGGCGCAGCCATTGCTGCCGCTCTGATTAGCACTCCAGTTTTCGCTGCCGAACTCACCGGCACACTGAAGAAGATCAAAGAGTCCGGTGTGATCACCCTCGGGCATCGTGACGCTTCCATCCCGTTTTCCTATATCGCTGATGCTTCCGGCAAACCGGTCGGCTACTCCCACGATATCCAGCTGAAAATCGTCGAAGCCATCAAGAAAGACCTGGACATGCCCAACCTCCAGGTCAAATACAACCTCGTGACCTCGCAAACCCGTATCCCGCTGGTGCAGAACGGCACCGTGGACGTCGAGTGCGGTTCCACCACCAATAACGTGGAACGTCAGCAGCAAGTTGCCTTTTCCGTCGGCATTTTCGAAATCGGTACGCGTCTTCTCTCCAAGAAAGACTCCGCGTACAAGGACTTCGGCGACCTGAAAGGCAAAAACGTCGTGACTACCGCGGGCACCACGTCCGAGCGCATCCTCAAGTCGATGAACGCCGACAAGCAGATGGGCATGAACGTCATCTCCGCCAAAGACCATGGCGAATCCTTCCAGATGCTGGAAACCGGCCGCGCCGTGGCTTTCATGATGGACGACGCCTTGCTGGCCGGTGAAGCAGCCAAAGCCAAGAAGGCGGATGACTGGGCCGTGACCGGTACTCCACAGTCCTACGAGATCTACGGCTGCATGGTTCGCAAAGGCGACGAGCCGTTCAAGAAGGCGGTGGATGACGCCATCAAGGCAACCTACGCTTCGGGCGAGATCAACAAGATCTACGAAAAATGGTTCATGCAGCCAATCCCGCCTAAAGGCCTGAACCTGAACTTCCCGATGAGCGACGAGCTCAAGGCCCTGATCGCCAATCCGACCGATAAAGCGGCTGACGACAAGCCTGTAGAAAAAAAGTCCTGA
- a CDS encoding amino acid ABC transporter permease — MNYNWDWSVFFKSTGVGSEIYLDWYLSGLGWTIAIAVAAWIIALLLGSILGVMRTVPNRIVSGIATCYVELFRNVPLLVQLFIWYFLVPDLLPQNLQDWYKQDLNPTTSAFLSVVVCLGLFTAARVCEQVRTGIQALPRGQEAAARAMGFKLPQIYWNVLLPQAYRIIIPPLTSEFLNVFKNSSVASLIGLMELLAQTKQTAEFSANLFEAFTLATLIYFTLNMSLMLLMRGVEKKVAVPGLISVGGK; from the coding sequence ATGAATTACAACTGGGACTGGAGCGTGTTCTTCAAGTCCACCGGCGTGGGCAGTGAGATTTATCTCGACTGGTACCTCTCCGGTTTGGGCTGGACCATTGCCATCGCCGTCGCCGCCTGGATCATCGCGCTGCTGTTGGGCTCGATTCTGGGTGTCATGCGCACCGTGCCGAATCGCATCGTATCGGGCATCGCGACCTGCTACGTCGAACTCTTCCGTAATGTGCCGCTGCTGGTTCAGCTGTTCATCTGGTACTTCCTGGTGCCCGATCTGCTGCCGCAAAACCTGCAGGACTGGTACAAACAGGACCTGAACCCGACCACCTCGGCTTTCCTCAGCGTCGTCGTTTGCCTGGGCCTGTTCACCGCTGCTCGTGTATGCGAACAAGTGCGTACCGGCATCCAGGCGCTGCCTCGTGGCCAGGAAGCCGCCGCTCGCGCCATGGGTTTCAAACTGCCGCAGATCTACTGGAACGTGCTGCTGCCCCAGGCCTACCGGATCATCATTCCGCCGCTGACCTCGGAATTCCTGAACGTGTTCAAGAACTCCTCCGTGGCGTCGCTGATCGGCCTGATGGAGTTGCTCGCGCAGACCAAACAGACCGCCGAGTTCTCCGCCAACCTGTTCGAAGCGTTCACCCTGGCCACCCTGATCTACTTCACCCTGAACATGAGCCTGATGCTGCTGATGCGTGGGGTCGAGAAGAAAGTCGCCGTACCGGGCCTGATCTCCGTAGGGGGTAAATGA
- a CDS encoding arginase family protein, which translates to MNILDLDHSLTAQAPISRLLESGRAKRLDLLDLGPKLRLWSSERTWRRFAERLQQRPRHSGPQPEIFFVGSGDYHHLTPAFLTDLPEPASLIHFDNHPDWVRFAPRRHCGSWVNQALKLPNIQRIVTLGPCSDDLQNPQLKGGNVRALKRGVLQLFPWQRPPSKVWGRVGDGAGHRQQENLLHWRNLAELDWPVFLEQMIASLPTRAVWITLDKDVLACEDAATNWDQGGMRLSHLLQAIRALAASKRILGIDICGEYARPAFSNALKRWEAKSDQPPAERWSEADLLRNATTNQALIDLFEELFP; encoded by the coding sequence TTGAACATTTTAGATCTCGACCACAGCCTGACGGCCCAGGCGCCCATCTCGCGGCTGCTGGAAAGCGGCCGTGCCAAACGCCTCGACTTGCTCGACCTCGGCCCGAAACTGCGGCTGTGGTCCAGCGAACGGACCTGGCGGCGGTTCGCCGAACGCTTGCAGCAACGGCCCCGGCACAGCGGCCCGCAACCGGAAATCTTCTTCGTCGGTTCCGGTGATTACCACCATCTGACCCCGGCATTTCTGACTGATTTGCCCGAGCCGGCAAGCCTGATTCACTTCGACAACCACCCCGACTGGGTCCGCTTCGCCCCCCGTCGGCATTGCGGTTCGTGGGTCAATCAGGCACTGAAACTGCCGAACATCCAGCGCATCGTCACCCTCGGCCCGTGCAGCGACGACCTGCAGAATCCACAGCTCAAGGGCGGCAATGTCCGGGCGCTCAAACGCGGCGTGTTGCAGCTATTTCCGTGGCAGCGCCCGCCCTCGAAAGTGTGGGGCCGGGTCGGTGACGGCGCTGGCCATCGGCAGCAGGAAAACCTGCTGCACTGGCGCAATCTGGCGGAGCTCGACTGGCCGGTGTTTCTCGAACAGATGATCGCCAGCCTGCCCACCCGCGCAGTGTGGATCACCCTCGACAAAGACGTGTTGGCCTGCGAAGACGCGGCGACCAATTGGGACCAGGGCGGCATGCGCTTGAGCCACTTGCTGCAAGCCATCAGAGCCTTGGCGGCCAGCAAGCGAATCCTCGGCATCGACATCTGCGGCGAGTACGCCCGACCGGCCTTCAGCAACGCCCTCAAGCGCTGGGAAGCCAAGTCGGACCAGCCCCCGGCCGAACGCTGGAGCGAAGCGGATCTGCTGCGCAACGCGACGACCAACCAGGCGTTGATCGATCTGTTCGAGGAGTTGTTTCCATGA
- a CDS encoding MipA/OmpV family protein, protein MSRITVVLFAALTCLSASVSANGITGEAGAGLSYQPHDPTGSRYETRPVPYLDLDWGNVSLSTDDGLTWDALNTKGFSAGPFVNYLPGRTSNGELQGLRDVPDMGEVGGFVQYAPADFWRVFASVGQAVGGRGGQGGVLGRVGGEVGYPLGGGVIGSSGLTAHFADARQSQTFFGVSANESQASGIRPYNAGGGLQNVALTQSFEFPLAPQWSLLTSASWIHLTGSAADSSLVKELGETNQGEVQAALAYKFN, encoded by the coding sequence ATGTCGAGGATTACTGTTGTTCTATTTGCCGCGCTGACGTGCCTTTCGGCCAGCGTTTCAGCGAACGGCATCACCGGTGAGGCGGGGGCTGGCCTCAGCTATCAGCCCCACGATCCGACCGGTAGCCGCTACGAAACCCGGCCGGTGCCTTACCTCGATCTGGATTGGGGCAATGTCAGCCTCAGTACGGACGACGGGCTGACCTGGGACGCGTTGAACACCAAGGGTTTCAGCGCCGGACCGTTCGTGAATTACCTGCCGGGGCGCACGTCCAACGGCGAACTGCAGGGGTTGCGCGATGTGCCGGACATGGGCGAGGTGGGCGGTTTTGTGCAGTACGCGCCGGCTGATTTCTGGCGGGTGTTTGCCTCGGTCGGGCAAGCGGTTGGAGGGCGCGGCGGCCAGGGCGGGGTGTTGGGGCGTGTTGGCGGGGAGGTGGGTTATCCACTGGGTGGCGGGGTGATTGGGAGCTCCGGTCTGACCGCGCATTTTGCGGATGCGCGGCAGAGTCAGACTTTCTTCGGCGTCAGTGCCAATGAGTCACAAGCCTCGGGGATTCGGCCGTACAACGCGGGCGGTGGTTTGCAGAATGTGGCGTTGACTCAGAGTTTCGAGTTTCCGCTGGCGCCGCAGTGGTCGTTGTTGACCAGCGCGAGCTGGATTCACCTGACGGGTTCTGCGGCGGACAGCAGCCTTGTCAAAGAGCTCGGTGAGACCAACCAAGGGGAAGTGCAGGCGGCACTGGCCTACAAGTTCAACTAA
- a CDS encoding DMT family transporter, translated as MTFTVIVLVAFSIVLDVIGQLCFKLGLDRLPALEGGFRLNAFWGQVFNAPLLWCGIGAYVIEFFVWLEALSRAPLSLLFPAAALAYCGVVLAGKLILGETVSRRRWLGTLVITAGVMLVCVTHA; from the coding sequence ATGACCTTCACCGTGATTGTGCTGGTGGCGTTTTCCATTGTGCTGGACGTCATCGGCCAGCTCTGTTTCAAGCTCGGCCTGGATCGTTTACCGGCGCTCGAAGGCGGGTTTCGCCTGAATGCGTTCTGGGGCCAGGTATTCAACGCGCCGCTGCTGTGGTGCGGGATCGGCGCCTACGTAATCGAATTTTTCGTCTGGCTCGAAGCCCTGTCCCGGGCGCCGCTGAGCCTGTTGTTTCCAGCGGCGGCGCTGGCGTACTGCGGCGTGGTGCTGGCCGGCAAACTGATCCTCGGCGAGACCGTCAGCCGGCGGCGCTGGCTCGGCACTTTAGTGATTACGGCGGGCGTGATGCTCGTGTGTGTCACCCATGCATGA